Proteins encoded together in one Ictidomys tridecemlineatus isolate mIctTri1 chromosome 3, mIctTri1.hap1, whole genome shotgun sequence window:
- the Mmd gene encoding monocyte to macrophage differentiation factor isoform X2, with translation MRFKNRFQRFMNHPAPANGRYKPTCYEHAANCYTHAFLIVPAIVGSALLHRLSDDCWEKITAWIYGMGLCALFIVSTVFHIVSWKKSHLRTVEHCFHMCDRMVIYFFIAASYAPWLNLRELGPLASHMRWFIWLMAAGGTIYVFLYHEKYKVVELFFYLTMGFSPALVVTSMNNTDGLQELAYGGLIYCLGVVFFKSDGIIPFAHAIWHLFVATAAAVHYYAIWKYLYRSPTDFIRHL, from the exons ATGCGGTTCAAGAATCGATTCCAGCG TTTCATGAACCATCCAGCTCCAGCCAATGGCCGCTACAAACCAACTTGCTATGAACATGCTGCTAACTGTTACACACATGCA TTCCTCATTGTTCCGGCCATTGTGGGCAGTGCCCTCCTCCATCGGCTGTCTGATGACTGCTGGGAAAAGATAACAGCATGGATTTATGGGATGGGCCTTTGTGCCCTCTTCATCGTTTCCACAGTATTTCACATTGTATCATGGAAAAAGAGTCACTTAAG GACAGTGGAGCATTGTTTTCACATGTGTGATAGAATggtaatttatttcttcattgcaGCATCTTATGCTCCATG GTTAAATCTCCGTGAACTTGGACCCCTGGCATCTCATATGCGTTGGTTTATCTGGCTCATGGCAGCTGGAGGAACCATTTATGTATTTCTCTACCATGAAaa GTATAAAGTGGTTGAGCTCTTCTTCTATCTCACAATGGGATTTTCTCCTGCCTTGGTGGTGACGTCAATG AATAACACCGACGGACTTCAGGAACTTGCCTATGGGGGCTTAATTTATTGCTTGGGAGTTGTGTTCTTCAAGAGTGATGGCATCATTCCCTTTGCCCACGCCATCTGGCACCTCTTTGTGGCCACAGCAGCTGCCGTACACTACTACGCCATTTGGAAATACTTATACCGAAGTCCTACAGACTTTATTCGACATTTATGA